Sequence from the Bacillus tuaregi genome:
ATGGCTTCCTTCCCATTCTCTTAAACTACTTACCTTTCGGGACAACGGACCTGTCCACTTGTCCCGCTCAATCATCCGTCACATCATCCATCTGTATCTTTATCTGAAATCCTTCGTACGACATCACCATTTCTCCAACTTCCTCCCAGGTAAATGGTCTTCCATCAATAATAATCAATGGATCTCGGTT
This genomic interval carries:
- a CDS encoding DUF7713 domain-containing protein, producing the protein MIIIDGRPFTWEEVGEMVMSYEGFQIKIQMDDVTDD